The DNA window AGGCTGATGTCAGGCGTCACACCGCGCAACTGTGTCGTACCACCATTGACGCGGAAGAACTGCGCAACGGTCATTTTCAGCTCGCCAAATTTCGGCTTGGTGTTGTGCGCCAGCTGATCGAGATTAACCACGGTCTGCACTGTGCCCTTGCCGAAGCTGGGTTCACCAACAATCACACCGCGCCCGTAATCCTGTATCGCAGCGGCAAAAATCTCCGACGCGGACGCTGACCCGCGATTGATCAATACACCAACGGAACCGGTCCATGCGGGTGTAGGGATAGTATCGCTCTCGACGTTTACCTCACCACCGGCGTTGCGTTCCTGTACGACGGGGCCTTTGCCCACAAACAGGCCCGTCAGATCAATCGCCTCAGCGAGAGAACCACCGCCATTGTTGCGCAGGTCAATCAGGACGCTATCAATCTTGTCCTGCTTCAGTTCAGCCAGAAGATTGGCCACATCACGGCTGGCACTTCTGTAGTTCTTGTCGCCCTTGCGGCGCGCCTCGAAATCTTCATAGAAGGCAGGCAGCGTGATCACACCGATCTTGCGGGTGGCATCACCATCCTTGACCGATAGAATCGTCTTCTTGGCTGCCTGTTTGTCCAACGTAATCTTGTCGCGCACGAGGCTGATCGTGCGATGCTTGCCATCCGGTCCGGCATCGGCAGGCAATATATCCAGCCGTACAACCGAATCCTTGGCGCCGCGGATCATCTTGACAACTTCATCAAGACGCGTGCCGACAACTTCCTTGATAGCACCGCGCTCGCCCTGACCAACACCAATGATACGGTCGCCAACGGTAAGCTTGCCTGACAATTGCGCGGGACCACCGGCCATCAGTTCACGGATCGTCGTGTAATCGTCCCGCTCCTGCAAGACGGCACCGATACCAACCAGTGACAGCTTCATCGAAATATCAAACTCGGCCGAAGCCGTTGCACCGAAATAGTCCGTATGTGGTTCGACCGACGTGGTGTAGGCGTCCATGAAAATCTGGAACACATCATCGCTCTTATACTTGTAAGCGCGTTCCTGCGAGTTTTCGTAGCGCTTGTCGAGCGTGTCGCGAATGCCAGCATCGGCTTTACCGGCCAGCTTCAGGCGCAGCCAGTCATTCTTGACGCGTTTGCGCCAGAGTTCATTGCTATCCGCCTCTGTCTGCGGCCAAGGCTCCTTGTCACGCACGAACGGATAATCTTCCTTGACGCTGAAATCAAAACCCTGCTTCAGCAGCGAACGCGCATAGGTCAGGCGTTCAACAACACGCTGCTCGTAGACATTGAAAATCGAAAAGGGAATCCGCAGATCTTCCTGATTAATGCCATCGTCAATCTTCGTGCTGTCGGCCATGAACTTGTCGATGTCGGCCTGCACAAAGAGGAACCTGTCCGGATCAAGTGCTTTGAGGAACCGGTCCATGATCTTGGCGGAGAGCGCATCATCCAACGGAACAGGCTTGTAATGATAACGCGTCAGAAACTGGGCGCTCAAACGAGCGGCCTGCGCCTGTTGTTGCAGCGGCGTCAGGGTCGGGGGTGTACCGGCTTCCAGCGCATAGGCAGAAGGCGCAATTGCCAGGAACACACAGAGCAAACCATATTTCATACGCATTAAAGCTTCGATCCGATTTTGAACGTTCAGGTTTCGTTATTTAATGTTGTTGGAACAATTATGGTTTTTTGGCAACCGAACGCCAGATTATTCCTGTGCCCGTCCTAATAATTTCTTTTTCCGCTACGGTGCTGCAGCAGATTTACCCAACACCGATTGTTGGCGTTTACAAAAAAACCGCTCAGCGCGATGCCAGCAGAATCTCAAGTTCTTGGGATGTTGGGAAAGCGGATTGTGTCCCCTTTCTTGATACCGTGATGGCTGCGGCCTTTACCGCATGTTCAATCGCCAGCCGGTCAAGACGGCAATTGCGCTTTACAGATGACGCCAGGGCAACGGACATGAATGTATCTCCCGCGCCGGTTGTATCGACGACGACGGAGGGATGGGCCGGAACCGTAATCATGGCCTGCTCATTCGCGAGGATCGCCCCCTTATTGCCGAGGGTCAGAACAACTTCACGCAGGCCTTGTTGCAGCAGATATTCAGCTGCCGCCTCACCCGTCGTTCCCGTCAGGGCCAACGCCTCTCCCTGATTGAGACACACCACATCAATCAAGCCCCAGAGATCGGCGAAATACGGGCGCAGCGGGGATGGGTTGAAAGCCGTGACCATCTGAAGAGCCTTGGCCCGTTCTAGGATTTCGCGCGTCGCCCTGTGCGAGAGGTTCCCTTGCAGAATCGCAAGATCATCAGGTTCAGCGGCTTGCAGTTTTGAAGCCACATCAGATGAAGTCAGGCTTTGGGCCGACCCGGTTGTTGTGACAATGGCATTTTCACCATCAGGCAGGCGAAAGATAATGGAAACGTCGCTGGATTTTCCCTCCAGCTCTACCAGTTCGGCAATAAGGGGCTCGTCCAGCAGGCGCTCGCGAATTGCTGCTGCCCGAACATCATTGCCGACAGGAGCGACCAACGTCGTCTGAACACCACAGCGCGCCATGACGACGGCTTGATTGGTGCCTTTGCCTCCGAGGTCGTGCGCTCCAATTTCGCCAAGGATAGAGGCGCCGGACGTGGGCAGCGCATCGACGGCGATTGTTTCATCAATGGTAACATTGCCGATTACATAGGCGCGCATTGGGGTACCCTCGGAAAGCTAAAAATAAGGCGCGTCATGAAAATCAATTTCGAGCTGCATCGCGTGGCTGAAAATACTACTTAACCGCGAACATGCCTGTTCGGAAAGGCCTTCGCCAACCAGATCAAGCTGCCGCTTGAGCCATAAGGCCTGTTCGGCAAAACCCCGGCTTACATGCAGATCAACCCACTCCTTGAGCAAGGGATCGCTGATGCGACAGACAGATGCCTCCTTGGACCACGACCAGTACATCCATTCCGCCGCAAACATCGCGGCGACAATATCCAGAAACCCGCCCTCGGCTGCAATGCAGAGCATACCGGAGCAAAACGCATCAACCGCCTGTATATTCACGTCGAATGCAGATGGATCGATGGATCGCAGTGCGAAAGTTCGCTCGAAATAGACAATCTGTTCGTTGGCAAGCGCATCAAGAACGGCAACGAGCCAGCGCTTCTGCTCGATGGTTTGCGCCGTCGCCGCCGCATAGGCGAAGATGGAAATTGCCGTATCAACGAAAGCACCCTCATAAACAAGATAGCGATCAAACACATCCTTGCTCAACGCATCGTTTTTGATGTCCCTGACGAAACGATGGTCGAGCATCGTCTGGAGAACAGTAGCGTTTTCCCGCAGGATACGCTCGGAAAGGCTTTCGGTTGTCATCCGCTTAGTGCTCCAGCCCCGGCTCGGCAGCGGCGCGGAATGCCTTGACCCGTTCAACGTCCACCGGGTTCCACCAGACACCACCATGTTTCAATGACGAGGCGACAATCACGCCATTGGTGCGGCTGAGAATTTCCACGATATTGTCCCGGTTGACACCTGACCCAACCAATAGCGGCAGATGCGTAGCCGAGCCGATTTCTTCGATCTCTTCAATCGTCGCGGCATTGCCGGTGCGTTGTCCTGTTGCGATAACGCCATCGGCATCAAAGAATGCCAAATCGCGCGTCAATTCTTCAATCGTACGGTCCGCGACAATGGCGTGGCTGCCATGCTTCACATGACTGTCGGCGAAGACCTTGATATGTTCGGCGCGCAGCATTGAGCGGTAGCGCATGGCCTCCGCCGCACGGCCTTCCATAAAGCCTTCATTGGCCACATAGGCATTGGCCCACTGATTGACACGGATGAACTTGGCACCACCAGCCATGGCAATGGCAAAGGCCGGGATTGGCGCATTGGCCAGCACGTTAATCCCAAGCGGAATACCAACAGCGCGGGCAATACGATCTGTGACGACGGACATGAACCCCGTTGTCTCCGGGCCGATATCATCGGGTTTCGAGAAAGGAATATCACCGTGGTTTTCGATAACCAGCCCATGCAGACCGCCTTCCACACAGGCTTCGGCATCCCGCATGCAGGTATCGTAGATTGAATCCATACTTGCCCTGTTATACCGCGGTGCGCCGGGGAAAGCCGGGCAATGGATCATCCCTATCAGCACCTTGTTTGTGCCGAAAATCTCCTGCACAGCATTGGAGCTTCGATCCGATATTTCCTGCATGTGGTTCCCTTTCATATGCTTTTTGAGTGGTTGGCGCTTGCGGGCAATCAGCGCGTGAGCCAAGCCAGAATGTTCTTCCAAAGCTTGCCGTAGCCTTCCCATTCGCAGAAGGCGGGTGAAAGCCAATGCGGCCCGATATCGGATGTCCAGACAGCTGTGTTACCGTTGCCAAACCGTCCAAGAACCAAAAGCGGGTGGCCGCCCTGATCGTCAGGCAAAGTCGCGATGACTTCGACGTCTGCGTGCTGACGCACTTCGACTTCATTCACACCGAGAAGCATCGGCCACTCCCCGCTGAGACCGGCCATGACAGGATGATCGGCCATGAGAATTTTCGCCGTTGTACCCTCGGGGATTTCAACGCGGTCATCATAGGGAAGGCAGGTAACCGGAAGCACATCTTCGACAGCTGTCCGCCGCCAACGCGCCTTGCCGTCAATGCCCTGAAAGGAGAAATAGCCACCGACCATCAGAAGCGCCCCACCCTTTTCCACCCAGGCCTTGATGAGCTTGAGCCGGTTGGGAACAGTGCGCGAATGCAGCCAGACATCCGGCGGCAGCAGCAGCGAGTTTGCGCCAATATCCGACAGGATAATGACGTCATAGGCATCCAGACCCGCCATTTCATACGGGAATTTTTCAACCGCTTCATGCGCAGGCATATAGGTCAGGTCAAACTCGCTGCCTGCCAATGCCTTGACCAGCGGCTCTGCCCCCAGATGAAAGGTGACACTGCCAAATTGGTCAAAACCTTTGTAATGGGTGGCCGAACTGACCCAGCTTTCGCCAACGAGAAGTACTTTCTTTGTCATGGGTAATTACTCTTTCATTTCAAATGGGATTTGCTTCAGGTTCCGGCGTCAAAGACGGCGCGTGGGTTTGCCCGCATCATCTGATCGAGAGCCGCTCTATCGAGGCCATGCCTTTCAAGACGAGGCAGGAAATGACGCAGGATATAGGCGTAACCATTGCCGCCATAGCGGGTCAGCATCATCTTGAGGAAGACATCATGAGACAGAAGAATCCGGTCGAGATAACCGGCTTCCCCCAGACGCACGATGGCTCGCGCTGCTTCCTCATCGCTTGGACATTGTACCTGCTGGTCCGCATAGAAATAATCCATGCCAATCATGTCGTATTCAATGAATGCCCCACGCGACGCAAGTTCGCTCTGGTAGGAAAAATCATCATGCGAGGGGTTCATATGGCAGAGAACCGTGTGCCTGATATCGGCCCCCTCCTGCTCCACAATATCAAGAACGCGGTGGCCAAGCCTGTACCAACCGGGCAAGTGTACCATGAGCGGAAGTCCCGTTCGCAGCTGTGCCTGTGCAGCGCCGCGCAGTGACTTTTCTTCCTCCGTGGTGAAGTCCGAGGAAACGCCAATCTCCCCTATGAGGCCGATTTTGACATCGGTTCCGTCAACACCTTCCACTGCTTCGCGCACAATTTCACTGGCGATATCTTCAACAGTCATCGCCGCAACTTCATCGGGGTGGGACGAGCCAAGATAATAACCCGCGCCCATTACCACATTAAGACCTGCGGCCTTCGCGATTCGCCGGAGAGCCAATGGGTTGCGGCCAATGCCACGGCATGTCGGCTCCACCACCGTCTGCCCGCCTTCGATGGCAAAGGCGCGCAGTTCTGAAATCGCCAGCGGTTCATCATCAAGCGTGATGTTGTGCTTGTTGACAAAGGGGTCCTGCTTCAATTCGCCGAGAATTTCGATGCAGACGAAACCACCGGCAAGATATTGTCGCTCAGGTGTTTTGGGCGCATGCCACCAGCACCGGCAATCGTTGAGAATATGCTCATGCATCAAGGTAATGCCGAGCGCATCCGCAGCGATGGGACCATTGACGGTCATCACCTTGCCGGAGCGAATATGCCCTTTAGATAATTCATTGCTCACGGCTGTCACCTCTTCTTACCGCCGAAGCGAAAGTTTGCGGTGAAAATCCGTGTGTTCAGCCAGATGGCGATCAGGATAATCGCGCCCGTCACGATCTGGGTGAAGAACGGCGAGATATGCATGAGGATCAGACCATTACCGATCACCGCAATGGTCAATGTCCCGAGAACTGTCCCAAGAATGGTGCCACGACCGCCCATAAGGGATGTTCCACCGAGAACAACCGCGGCGATAACCTGCAATTCGAAACCCACGGCCGCATTGGAAGAGCCTGATCCCAATCGCGCTGCGATCAGCAGTCCGGCGACGGCACATGCAACGCCTGAAATAATGTAAACAGATGCGATGATCCATTTGGCAGGCATACCGACACGCCGGGCCGCCTCCATATTGGAACCCACAGCCACAACCTGACGCCCATATTTCGTTGCAGTGATTGCCACATAGCCAAGAACGGCCACGACGGCGGCAATGATGGCGGGCACGGGAATATCGCCAACAACACCGCGACCAAGGGCAAAGAAACCCGGCGCGTCCTGAATGGGTATGGAATAGCCTTGCGTCAGATAGAGCGCATAGCCGCGCAGGATAGAAAGACCCGCAAGTGTAACAATGAACGCGGGAATGCCCTGATAGGCTACGAACCAGCCTTGAGCGAAGCCGAGACCACCACCCAGAATAAGCATTGCGATGACCACCAATGGCCAAGGATATCCCATCGCCATGACGACGGCGGCAACGGCATTAATAAGAGCCACTTGCGAGCCAACCGACAGGTCAATGCCGCCGGTGATGATCACGAAAGTCATGGCAATCGCAACAATCAATATTGGCGCAGCCTGCCGCACAATATTCAGGATATTTCCCGCGGTCAGAAACGTGTCACTGCCAACAGAGAAAAAGACCATGCAGGCAGCAAAGAAAATCGCGATGGACAGAACCTGTGCATGCTCGCCGAAGAAATCGGCAACGCGCGATCCGTGACCGCGCTCGGTATAGACGGTCATTGCCTTGCTCCTTCGCCGACAATCAGTTTCACGAGGTCTTCCAGATTGGTCCCGCCGATCTGGCGTTCGGCGACTTTCGTGCCCTCATACATGACCGCTATACGATCACAGACCCGGAAGAGATCCTGAAGGCGATGCGTGATGAGGATCACGGAAACACCGTTGGCCTTGACGCGATTGATCAGGGCAAGCACCGCTTCGACTTCGGCCACCGCAAGTGCGGATGTGGGTTCGTCCATGATCAGAACGTTTGGCTTGAAGGATGCGGCACGGGCAATGGCGATTGCCTGACGCTGTCCGCCAGAGAGCTGGGCCACCTTGCCGGTTAGTTTCGGGATACGGATTTCCAGCGCATCCAGCATTTTGCGCGCTTCTGCCAGCATAGTCTTGCTGTCGAGGAATATACCCTTGCTAAGCTCCCGCCCGAGAAAGAGATTGCCGACAACGTCAATCTGATCACACAGGCTCAAATCCTGAAAAACCATCTCAATATGTCTGTTGCGCGCATCGGCTGGTCCTGACAAACGGACTTCTTCGCCCTCAATGGTCATGGTGCCGCCATCTGGAATGTAAGTACCGGAGATGATCTTTGTCAGCGTCGACTTGCCCGCCGCGTTGTCGCCAACAAGGCCGAGGCATTCGCCGGGAAAGATATCGAGATCAACGCCGCGCAGCGCCTGATGCGAGCCGAATGATTTGCGGATACCACGCAGGGAAATGCGCGGGGCTGATTGCGTACCGCTGGCGCTTCCGGAGAGGTTCCCCCCTCCGGCGCTTGCGGCAGCCGAACTTTGCTGGCCGTCCTGAATCATTTGAAAACGGCCCTGTACGGATCGACATTCGCCTTGGTCACGATCGTTACGGGAACAGCAATGTTCTTTTCAACGGTCTGGCCAGCTGAGACTTTCAGCAGGGCGTCGACAGCGGCGCCGCCCATTGCCGACGGGTCCTGCTGGATAACGGCGGCGACAAATCCTGTATCAATACCAGCAATAGCTTCTGCGGTCAGATCCCAGCCAAACACCTTGATCGTGTCCTGCTTGCCCTGACTTTGCACGGCAGCAATTGCCCCCATCAAGGCAGGTTCACCTGTCGCATAGATAGCGGTCAGATCGGGATTGCCCGTAATCAGGTTTTCTGCGGCAGACAAGGCATTGTCCTGTACGTTCTGGCCATCGACCACGCCAGCCATTTGAATGCCTTCGGCACTCTTGACCGTCTTTTCAAAACCGTCCTGACGGACATTCTGAATGTAGGAATTGAGCGCACCGACAACGCCGATCTTGGCTTTGCCGCCCATATTGGTTTTCACATAATCAAGAAAGAACTTGCCCATATCAGCGCCAGCTTTGGCATTGTCCACGCCGATCTGCGCCTTCTGCGGGCCATCAGGCAGGATCGCATCAATGGCAACCACCGGAATACCTGCATCGGCAGCCTGCTTGACGGCAGGCATCAGCCCATTGACGTCAATGGCAACGACAGCAAGGCCGGAAACCTTCTCCTGAATATAGGTTTCGATAGCGCTGTTCTGTGCCGTCGGTTCGTTGTTGGAATTGAAGATAACCAGCTTCACGCCCGCAGCATCTGCCGCCTTCTGGGCACCCTGATTCATCTGGTTGAAGAAAAGTGCCTGCTGGTTAATCTGCACAAGCGCGATTGTCTTTTTTTCCTGTGCAATGGCCATTGACGCACTGGCACAACCCAATGCAGTGAAGCCAGCCAAAGCGATCAGTGTTCTCCTGCTCAAATTCAAAGTCATGTTCTCATCCTCTGTTGGTTTTTTTACCGTCACATTTGTTATTTCGCAGGCGGAGCAACGGAGTTCCGCACGACGATTTCAACAGGCAGAAGTTCTTCCGAGGCGGAAGGCTTCCACTCCTGCCAGTTTGTTTCCAAAAGCAGTTCCAGCGCGCGGCGACCGAGTTGACGGACTGGTTGACGAACAACCGTCAGCGGAGGCGCAAAGAGGTGAAGGGGCCCGACATCATCGAAGCCAATGATCGAGACATCATCGGGAACCGAAACATTCCTATCCTTGAAAACCTCGATCAGACCAATGGCGATTTCGTCGGAACTGGCAAAGATGGCTGTTGCCTCATGCCGCTCTTCAAGGAACCTGAGGGCCGCTTCCCGCCCATATTTGACGGTGTATTCACCGGCATAGCGATCAACCTTTGCCACATCGCCATGCCGCTCATGCAGCGCACGCATCAGACCATCGAAGCGGCGGCGTGCGCTGATCATACGCTCATCACCGCCTACGAAAAGGACATGGCTATGTCCCCGTTCCGCAAGATGGATACCGGCAAGATAGCCGCCATTCTCGTTGTCACAGAAGAGCTTTGGCGCTTTTGAGCCGGGAACATCTTCGTCGACGATGATGACCTTTCCCGAACGATTGATAAGATTGGCGAGTGACCCATCGTCAGGGTGATTGGTGATGAAGATCAGTCCATCCACATGATTGCGTTCAATCAGCTGCAGATACTCAATCTCGCGGCCCGGACGATTGAGCGTGGCATGCAAAGAGACCGCCAGCTTCCGCTCGTCGGCCGCCTGCTCCACGGCAGCCACCAGGGTCGAGAAAAACGGATTGGCAATTTCCGGAACAACAAGACCGATAGTATCCGAGCGCCCCATGCTCAGACGGCGCGCATGCGGATTAGGCATATAGTTGAGCGACTTGATCGCATCTTCAATACGCTTTTTGGTGTGATACGGCAGATCGAGACTGCCATTCACAAGCCGGGAAACGGTGGTCACGGACACACCGGCGGCAGCGGCAACATCTTTCAGACTTGGCGTTGTCTTCTTGATCACGTGCGCATTCCCATTTGTAAAGCGGTTTAGTAAAACGCTTTACAAAGCAATATCACTTGATCTCCAATGTCAACCGGATTCAAAAAATTACCCGTGCTGAAGGTTGACGGCGATCAGGTGCAGAACTTCAATTTCAATATGTCGAGCAAGTTCTAGTCATCCAAGAACAGCGAAATCAGAAGTCGATGGATGCGTAGAAGATGGCAAAAACGCCGTCCAGCACGATAACGATGAAAATCGATTTCACCACAGATGCGGTCACGCGCAGGCCCAGCGATTCAGCGCTGCCGCCAACTTTCATGCCTTCAACCGCAGCAATTGTCCCGATGATCATGGCCATAAAAGGAGCCTTGATCAGACCGGCCAGAAAATACTGGACGCTGATGGCATCGCGCAGATTGGCTATGTAGATACCCGGTGCCACGTCCGAATAAAGCCATAAGGCAACAGCACCACCTGCAAGCCCGGCGAAATCCGCAATAATCGTCAGAAGCGGCAAGGAGATGCTCAATGCGACCAGCCGGGGAAATACCAGCACGCTGATGGGATTGAGGCCAATGACGTGAAGAGCATCAACTTCCTCACGCATCTTCATGGACCCAAGCTCGGCCGTGATCGCACTACCCGAGCGACCGGCAATCATGATTGCGGTCAGAAGAACCCCCGTCTCACGCAGCACCAGCACGCCAACAAGGTTGACCGCATAGGCCTCGGCTCCATAGGTGCTGAGCATATAAGCGCCCTGCTGCGCAACGATCGCGCCCATAATGAACGAGATAAGGACCACGACCGGAATTGCACCAACACCCAGCCGGTCAATCTGATGAAAGAATGCGGGATACCTGATCGGGCCACCCTTGCCTGCCCGCACCTGGGAGCCTGTCACCACGGCACCCAACACATGCATTGATTTGATAAAATCGTCGCCGAAATTGACAACTGTCCTGCCAATCGTATCGAGAATCTGAATCCCGATATTCATCTTGTGTGGCGCCGCATAGGCATCCGCAGGCGCGGACGCGGTTTTGCCGACTGCATCAAACAAAGTTTCCCAGTGCTTCTTCAAGCCCCGGATTTCCACCTGTTTACCCGCACCCTCAAGGGACACACGCAAACGGTCCACCAGCCAGGCACCTGCTGTATCCAAAGCGTCCACGTCCGATAGATCAATGACCGCACTTGAGAACTCTTTCCGGTGCTCGATCTTGTGCATCTGCGCATTGACGCGCCCGACATAACGAGTGATCCAGGAACCTGCCAGCACAACTGTTGCCTGGTCATTCTCGGCACTGAAACTAACGTTGAGGGGCTGCCCAGAAACGCCGGATTCGTGTGTCGCATCAACCATGGCCGAAATACTTTCGATTTTTGAATTTGCTGTTCGAACAAGCAGGCTGCTTTATCCCCCGCCTGTTCGGTTCTGGCAAGCACAACCCAAAACAAATCGCCTCTGGCCTTCAATGGCTTGCGAAACATTTCCGTAACCGATGCATTCCAGCACCTGTTCCTATCGAAACAGGCTCAGGCAATAAGAGAAAGCCGGTTGTCACACATGGTAACAACCGGCTTTCGGTTTTCTGTCCGTAATAGCGCTGTGTAATTAGCTACCGCTACGGGAATGAAGCTGCGGAATGAACAGATCGGTCCAGCTTGCGGGCTTGACCTTGATCGTACCGGCAAGGTTCATGAATTCGGCAAACTGCATCACGCCGTTTGGTGTTGTGGAAAATTGCGAGTCCTTGTCATTCAGCATTTCAAGAACCTCGTCGACAGATACCTTTACCTTTGAACTCTTGGCAAAGATTTCCGCAGCAGCCTGCTTGTTACCAGCGATGAAAGCATTGGCCTCATCCAGCGCGGCCAGAAACGCATCCGTGGTTTTCGGATTGGCATCGACAAACTTTTTGGGCGCGAAGGTAACATCCAGCGTGATATTGCCGATAACATCAACCGAATTGACGACACGATGGATTTTCGGGTCTTTCAGCTCCAGATAGGAGAAGGGAGGCGATGTGAAGTGCGATGTAATCTCAGTCTGACCACTCGTCACCGCTGCCAAGGCTTCCGGGTGCGGCAAGCTGACCGTCAAGGGGTCGAGCTTTGCATAATTCTCACGCCCAAATTCATGGGCTGCCATCATCTGCAGAACAACAGCCGAAAGCGATGTCTTGATCCCCGGCAAGGCAATCTTGTCCTTGGGCATCAAATCCTTCAGCGTTTTGACCTCAGGATTATTGGAGTTGAGCCAGAGGGATGTGGCGCTTAGCCCGCTGATGCCGATAACTTCAACATTGGGA is part of the Phyllobacterium sp. T1293 genome and encodes:
- a CDS encoding LacI family DNA-binding transcriptional regulator, encoding MIKKTTPSLKDVAAAAGVSVTTVSRLVNGSLDLPYHTKKRIEDAIKSLNYMPNPHARRLSMGRSDTIGLVVPEIANPFFSTLVAAVEQAADERKLAVSLHATLNRPGREIEYLQLIERNHVDGLIFITNHPDDGSLANLINRSGKVIIVDEDVPGSKAPKLFCDNENGGYLAGIHLAERGHSHVLFVGGDERMISARRRFDGLMRALHERHGDVAKVDRYAGEYTVKYGREAALRFLEERHEATAIFASSDEIAIGLIEVFKDRNVSVPDDVSIIGFDDVGPLHLFAPPLTVVRQPVRQLGRRALELLLETNWQEWKPSASEELLPVEIVVRNSVAPPAK
- a CDS encoding ABC transporter permease; translation: MVDATHESGVSGQPLNVSFSAENDQATVVLAGSWITRYVGRVNAQMHKIEHRKEFSSAVIDLSDVDALDTAGAWLVDRLRVSLEGAGKQVEIRGLKKHWETLFDAVGKTASAPADAYAAPHKMNIGIQILDTIGRTVVNFGDDFIKSMHVLGAVVTGSQVRAGKGGPIRYPAFFHQIDRLGVGAIPVVVLISFIMGAIVAQQGAYMLSTYGAEAYAVNLVGVLVLRETGVLLTAIMIAGRSGSAITAELGSMKMREEVDALHVIGLNPISVLVFPRLVALSISLPLLTIIADFAGLAGGAVALWLYSDVAPGIYIANLRDAISVQYFLAGLIKAPFMAMIIGTIAAVEGMKVGGSAESLGLRVTASVVKSIFIVIVLDGVFAIFYASIDF
- a CDS encoding ABC transporter substrate-binding protein — its product is MNILKQLCAAALGIGLGLAGAVAPVQAEVNEVRISKGYGILYLPLIVMENQKLMEKQAAKAGLGDVKVTWLMLDGGNVINDAMMAGSLDFAGTGAPGFVTLWAKAKGIPNVEVIGISGLSATSLWLNSNNPEVKTLKDLMPKDKIALPGIKTSLSAVVLQMMAAHEFGRENYAKLDPLTVSLPHPEALAAVTSGQTEITSHFTSPPFSYLELKDPKIHRVVNSVDVIGNITLDVTFAPKKFVDANPKTTDAFLAALDEANAFIAGNKQAAAEIFAKSSKVKVSVDEVLEMLNDKDSQFSTTPNGVMQFAEFMNLAGTIKVKPASWTDLFIPQLHSRSGS